One stretch of Diabrotica undecimpunctata isolate CICGRU chromosome 5, icDiaUnde3, whole genome shotgun sequence DNA includes these proteins:
- the LOC140442316 gene encoding uncharacterized protein has translation MDSQSFPFVPSANALMSKDAVPKLQGNETAQRFIQNAYNFFLNYLPNENPVETIDRPQKHFMEVPHVVQMRHNFLRIYHENDQRGVYKKPLIVIDETWIFSSGSVRRSWQDGTNKGIRKRSGDGVRYIVLHAGSEHGFINGASLIFKSGSKTGDYHGEMDADIFEGWLEKDLLPRLEEPSMIIFDNASYHSRQVNKWPTQSWKKEELEGWLRSKGILFPLHTSKTNLLNIIKALPRSPKHYAVDEIINKAGHEVLRLPPYHCHFNAIEMVWSQTKRFYDQHILGNKNVLEVWATAINNVTREQWKNYVRHTHKIIIESYEKEKVVLSTKVQPLVIDIDEETSSDEDKENFGD, from the exons atggatAGTCAAAGTTTTCCATTTGTTCCATCAGCTAATGCGTTg atgagtAAGGATGCTGTTCCTAAATTACAAGGTAATGAAACTGCACAGCGGTTTATTCAAAATGcctataacttttttttaaattatttgccgAATGAAAACCCTGTTGAG ACAATAGACAGGCCACAAAAACATTTCATGGAAGTTCCTCACGTAGTACAGATGAGGCATAATTTTTTAAGGATTTACCATGAAAATGACCAAAGGGGAGTTTACAAAAAGCCCTTAATTGttatagacgaaacatggatattttcttcTGGATCCGTTAGAAGATCTTGGCAGGATGGGACAAATAAAGGAATAAGAAAAAGAAGCGGTGATGGTGTGag GTACATAGTTTTACATGCAGGCTCAGAGCATGGGTTTATAAACGGAGCAAGTTTAATTTTTAAATCGGGCTCCAAAACGGGAGACTATCATGGAGAAATGGATGCTGATATTTTCGAGGGTTGGTTGGAGAAAGATCTTCTACCAAGATTGGAGGAACCATCAATGATCATCTTTGATAATGCTAGTTATCACAGTCGGCAAGTAAATAAATGGCCAACCCAATCTtggaaaaaagaagaattggaaGGATGGCTTAGAAGTAAAGGCATTCTATTTCCACTGCATACTTCTAagacaaatttattaaatattattaaagctCTTCCCAGATCTCCAAAACATTATGCTGTAGATGAGATAATTAACAAAGCTGGTCATGAAGTACTTCGTTTGCCTCCCTATCACTGTCACTTTAATGCTATTGAAATGGTGTGGAGTCAAACGAAACGGTTTTATGATCAGCACATATTggggaataaaaatgttttagaagTTTGGGCAACAGCTATCAATAATGTAACTAGGGAGCAGTGGAAAAATTATGTTCGCCATACccataaaataattatagagagTTACGAAAAAGAAAAGGTTGTTTTATCAACCAAAGTGCAGCCTTTGGTAATAGATATAGACGAGGAAACATCATCTGACGAAGATAAGGAAAATTTTGGGGATTAG